TTATTAAAATTAATCAAGCTAGCTCTTTTTCTATGTTCGTCGCCGAAGCCCTAGGCTTAAGCCGAATGAGCTCAACTAAAACCATCCGAGTACCTAAACCTATCTGTTGGGGAACCGTCAGTAACTCCAGTTATTTAGTTTTAGAATGGCTAGAGTTTTCCCCCCGTGGTAACCATCAAGCTTGGGAAATCATGGGAAAACAACTCGCAGCTATGCATCAAACCCGGGGATCCGAGAAATTTGGTTGGGAAGAAAATAACACCATTGGCTCAACTCCCCAAATTAATACTTGGACATCCAACTGGGCAGATTTTTTCGCCCAACATCGTATCGGTTATCAATTAAAACTAGCAAAGCGTAGAGGGGGCGATTTTCCAGATACTGATCGAGTAGTTGCTCAAGTTAAATCGCAGCTCCACGAAAGACAGCCTCATCCCTCTCTAGTACACGGCGATCTCTGGTCAGGAAACGCGGGAATTCTAGAATCGGGAGAACCAGTCATTTTAGATCCTGCCACCTACTACGGGGATCACGAAGTAGATGTTGCTATGACAGAATTATTTGGTGGTTTTCCCCCGGCTTTTTACCAAGGTTATGAACAAGTGTGCCCTCTAGATCCAGGCTATCAAAAGCGTAAACCCCTCTACAACCTCTACCATATCTTAAATCACTTCAATCTTTTTGGTGGTGGCTATGGTGCTCAAGCTAGCAGGATGCTCGCACAAATACTCTAACGAAAGCGCTTTTTCCGACGTGCCACGGCTTTACGCTTACGTTTTTCAATCGGTGTCTCGAAGTGACGTCGGCGCTTAATATCGGCAAAAATTCCCGCTTTAGAAACTTGACGTTTAAAACGTCTCAATGCAGATTCTATATTTTCATTTTGTCCTACGATCACTTGGGTCATGCATTATCCTCCTAAATTATTTAGATAAAATAACTGGGGTCGTTACTTACTTTCCCCAGTTTTATCAACTGATAATATTTTTTGACTTTTTCTCTATCCTATCATATTTAAACTCAACAGAACTGAAATGATTCCAAAATATTGTAACCTAAACCAGAGAGCCAACCTTAGGATTAAATTTTAATAATGTCAAACAGTACTTTGGGCATCATCATCGGCGGTCTAGCACCGGCTCTGTTATTCGGAGTTTTCGCCATCTTAACTAAGGCTAGTACTCAATATAATCTAGGCTCGAGTTCTTATATAATTCTGGTCGGTATTGCCTGTATCATTATCGGCTTGTTTAGCGCCCCAATTTTAAATCAGAATATCTTTAACTTATCTCTTCAGGGTATAGCTTACGCAGGTTTAGGGGGACTGGCTTGGGCTTTGGGTATGCTCCTAGTGAATCTCGCTCTAGCTAAGTTTAATACCCCTATCTCCATTCTTAGCCCTATCTACAACATGAATACTTTAGTGTCCGTTCTGTTGGGACTTTGGATTTTTTCCGAATGGCGCAACGTCTCCATGCCAACACTGATGCTAGGTTCTTTTTTAATTACTCTCGGCGGTATTAT
The genomic region above belongs to Gloeocapsa sp. PCC 73106 and contains:
- the rpsU gene encoding 30S ribosomal protein S21; the protein is MTQVIVGQNENIESALRRFKRQVSKAGIFADIKRRRHFETPIEKRKRKAVARRKKRFR
- a CDS encoding fructosamine kinase family protein, coding for MWNHICQQISQTTAIPFLLKDQRSLSGGCINQTYQLIGQQNQSYFIKINQASSFSMFVAEALGLSRMSSTKTIRVPKPICWGTVSNSSYLVLEWLEFSPRGNHQAWEIMGKQLAAMHQTRGSEKFGWEENNTIGSTPQINTWTSNWADFFAQHRIGYQLKLAKRRGGDFPDTDRVVAQVKSQLHERQPHPSLVHGDLWSGNAGILESGEPVILDPATYYGDHEVDVAMTELFGGFPPAFYQGYEQVCPLDPGYQKRKPLYNLYHILNHFNLFGGGYGAQASRMLAQIL